From the genome of Salarias fasciatus chromosome 22, fSalaFa1.1, whole genome shotgun sequence:
ATGGAAACAAAAATGGTAAAATGGCTAAACTGTGGTCTGTCTCACACAAGAGCCTTgttgggaggagggggggggggggggctcacccCCCCCTACACTTTGAGAACCTTTGTTCTGATGGGATTTCAGGGCATGTTCAGAACATTTCGTTCAGTTTAAAACGGGCTAGAGAGCTGGTGCCTATGCCCAGTGACCGTCGAAGCCCTGGTGTGTCtgctgagtctgggtctggtgGAGCTGATCGCTCGCCTCTGGTGCGACGCTGCCGTCCAGAGTCTGTGTTCTGGCTGCATATaaatgaggaagaggatggtAGAAGCCATCGCCAGGCCCATGCGGGACGCCTGCCGGCGGACCTGCAGCGCATCCTGCCGCGTGCTGATAACCGAGCCGCTGCTGGTCGTAATGCTGAACGGCGCCGGAGCCCATGCAGGCGTGTCCCTCCGCTCCGGTTTCGTCTTTTGAAGTCGACGCGTAGCAATAATCCTCTCCACCTTCCCAGTGACTGTAGCCGGGCAAATAAGACGCAGCCGCCATCGGTCCGCTGTTCGGTGTGTCAGGGTCGTATTCGCTTTGGCGCGTCTCAGTCGATGTTTGCAGACGAACCGTCAGGTTGTTGTAGTTCCTTCCTTCAAACGCCTCGCGGTCCGTCGTCTCAGCTACATGTCCATACCGGCTGTAACCTTCACTGGGAGAACTGTTCACATCTTGAAACAAACTGACTATGAGATTCTTCCTTCGAATACGTCCATCCACGTCGTCACCTTCATCGAGCTGGAAACGAGAGGATTCAGACGATGAGGTAccttcaccatcatcatcatcatttcctGTGAATGATCCAGACTCTGGGAAGTGATCTAGATCCAGATCTGCTGAAGGTGATCCGGAGGACACAGAAGTCCTGCCCTCAGTGAAGGACGTCCTCTCCAGCAGCAAAGGACCACTAGAAAGAGGCAGGCTCACGCTGAACACAGTGTCAGTCTTGcccttcatcttcttcttcctttttgacGGCTtcgcagtgtttctgtgtggcgCAAAGCGGCCCGACGTCTCCGTCACTCCCGGCCCTTCCAGAATGTAGAAgaaacagcacaacaacaggttacaacagagaaaaaataaaacagcacaaagcTGAAAATCTCTTACGTTTACCTTGGAGGGGAACATCAGCGTGAGTCCATTCACCACGCAGTATCTTTAAACCTGAAAACAGCATCAAGCGGTATACAAACAGCAGAACGCACTCCAAGGTGCGCCGAACCACAAAACAAAGAGTTCAAATCAGCATTATTGTAGAACAATTAAACAGGCCTGCTGAAAAAAAGTACCTATTTATGAGAGAACTGATTAAATAATATACATACGCACAGTTTAATGAGCGTAATTTGCATTGCACGGGGTGCAGTTtctcatttaaatgtaaaagcTTTAGGAACTTCTGTCTACAGCTTACAAATGTATAAAAACCTAAGCCGCACAGGCCTGtatatgctttattttttcatctaAATAGCTATGATAGATCGCTGCTTGTCCCGTTATGGAGAGCGTACAGTGAGGAGGAGATATTTTATACTCACAAGTCAAACCACAGGAGTCAAAGGAAAGAGAATGAAAGACGAGTGGAAAGCGTCTGTACTTACAGCAGTGGTAATTGTTGGCAGCGAGCAGTCTACAGAGGGATTCTGGTACATTTACTACCTGGGGATGCGAGATGTTGAGACGTGAAACAAAGAGCTTTGTGGAGAGTAgaccatgtcttttttttttttttttttttttacatggagCTTGTTCACAGCAGAAAAGTCGatttacaaaagaaaatgagataccttcagacctcctctgcaatcatttttttccactgtccGGGCGAGCGACTGCAGCGTTTTAATATCAACGCTCACTCCCTCCACCTGCTCAGGACAAGCTTCCATCTGCACAAACGCATTGTCGTTAAAATCCAAGACCTGGTTTGCAAAATGAGTCTATGGAGACAGATGATCCACAGCACGCTGACCAAGTAGTTGACGAGGTGACTGGAGCCGGTGAGGTGATCAACGATGTCCTTTTTGTTGGATCTGACGCGGCAGCAGTGGCATAAGAAGCAGCCAGAGGAGCCATCTTCACTCCGGTACTCGACCACGTAGAGAAGACCTGTTGGAGAAGTGAAATGCTTTAACTCTCCTCAGGTATAAATCAGTCCACCGTTACGATTCAAAGCGTGCTCACCAATAAGAGGTTCAGTTCCTGTGTAGCCATGAAAACAGCTGGTGTTCTCCGAGCTGTCGCAAGATTTCTGAGGATTGTCAATTTTTAG
Proteins encoded in this window:
- the LOC115409221 gene encoding uncharacterized protein LOC115409221, with product MQPGRTHRRSSLTLRLIHHDPPFLAIEPVLMPSLFVGVSAQSQLFESLKAYLNNSRRLQPVIGLNSITECVTAGAVNSAPLYFCIVCVCRCNKSDIRNHIFGSHHRFNYIKAWHPELLIAWQEDNDLSAMAWPLMELAKMVEEKEGPGQARLIEVREALYQKMTTLSETDAVTLTVLLRGDQAEGGSCADTTAASHSPTKSHRVVLQHQERGSEESVQGDTPSHEKSCDSSENTSCFHGYTGTEPLIGLLYVVEYRSEDGSSGCFLCHCCRVRSNKKDIVDHLTGSSHLVNYLMEACPEQVEGVSVDIKTLQSLARTVEKNDCRGGLKVVNVPESLCRLLAANNYHCCLKILRGEWTHADVPLQGPGVTETSGRFAPHRNTAKPSKRKKKMKGKTDTVFSVSLPLSSGPLLLERTSFTEGRTSVSSGSPSADLDLDHFPESGSFTGNDDDDGEGTSSSESSRFQLDEGDDVDGRIRRKNLIVSLFQDVNSSPSEGYSRYGHVAETTDREAFEGRNYNNLTVRLQTSTETRQSEYDPDTPNSGPMAAASYLPGYSHWEGGEDYCYASTSKDETGAEGHACMGSGAVQHYDQQRLGYQHAAGCAAGPPAGVPHGPGDGFYHPLPHLYAARTQTLDGSVAPEASDQLHQTQTQQTHQGFDGHWA